A single genomic interval of Oryctolagus cuniculus chromosome 19, mOryCun1.1, whole genome shotgun sequence harbors:
- the LOC138847163 gene encoding uncharacterized protein, with amino-acid sequence MNSLHHPNIVKLMQVDYMAERAYLFMEYISMGDLGMLVAVHGHLQEQEACWYFSQTLEAVEYCHKQHIVHRDIKLENLLVDRKMCFKLTDFGLSQKLTEGQQLNSLCGSLEYCAPEEFLGKEFDGYKADVWSLGVLLYTMVKGWLPFEGESFVCLKEAILAGSFLIPSSISGELEQLLDWLMTYNPAKRPTVADAVGHKWLSMEQKGSKLSEDAAEQSLSSTKDEDLSDSVESLSSQEGLREQDGPLWGKAQLKAYLRGGGSEIYMGLPGPSHVTEGPKYLSGLLFQLGHEEEDGCLSPPLSGGKSQEGFSGAARTELTEVELLASPQDAEAQNYLVELGFQLSHKAASLMPSLQASAMSPVLPKGVPSSGLNACHRARRMDGSPPGMMMIYTPRPVLRYNSPMCSVSTLNTSSSEACRSDSPHPVIRRRTYIPGPVLSYNSSLSSIDTISVTSSEAERTDGPQPGIRRKTYIPWPVLMYNSPVSSISTVAPAAVRTT; translated from the coding sequence ATGAATTCTCTGCATCACCCTAACATTGTAAAGCTAATGCAGGTAGACTACATGGCAGAGAGAGCCTACCTGTTCATGGAGTATATTAGCATGGGGGACCTTGGAATGTTAGTGGCAGTGCACGGCCACCTTCAGGAACAAGAGGCATGTTGGTATTTCAGTCAGACCCTAGAAGCAGTGGAGTACTGCCATAAGCAGCACATTGTCCACAGagatataaaattagaaaatctccTTGTGGacagaaaaatgtgttttaaactAACTGACTTTGGCTTAAGCCAAAAGCTGACTGAAGGCCAACAACTCAATTCATTGTGTGGCAGCCTTGAATACTGTGCCCCGGAAGAATTCTTAGGTAAGGAATTCGATGGGTACAAGGCTGACGTGTGGAGCCTGGGCGTGCTCCTATACACCATGGTGAAAGGGTGGCTGCCCTTTGAAGGGGAGAGCTTTGTGTGCCTGAAGGAAGCCATCCTGGCTGGCTCTTTCCTAATCCCCTCCTCTATAAGtggggaactggagcagctgctggACTGGCTGATGACCTATAACCCTGCTAAGAGGCCCACAGTGGCAGATGCTGTGGGCCATAAGTGGCTCAGCATGGAGCAGAAAGGGTCCAAACTAAGTGAAGATGCAGCTGAACAGTCTCTGAGTTCAACCAAGGACGAGGACCTCAGTGACAGTGTGGAGAGCCTGAGCTCTCAGGAGGGCCTCAGAGAACAGGACGGCCCCCTGTGGGGAAAAGCCCAGCTAAAGGCTTacctcagaggaggaggaagtgaaatTTACATGGGGCTCCCAGGTCCTTCGCATGTTACTGAAGGTCCGAAATACCTTTCAGGCCTTCTCTTCCAGCTGGGCCATGAGGAGGAGGATGGCTGCTTGTCCCCTCCTCTGAGTGGGGGGAAATCCCAGGAGGGCTtcagtggagcagcaagaactgaGCTCACTGAAGTGGAGCTTCTAGCATCTCCACAGGATGCTGAGGCCCAAAACTACCTGGTGGAGCTGGGCTTTCAGCTGAGCCATAAAGCAGCCTCCCTGATGCCCAGTCTCCAAGCCAGCGCCATGTCCCCAGTGCTGCCCAAAGGTGTCCCATCGTcagggctaaatgcctgccacagaGCCCGCAGGATGGACGGTTCCCCACCTGGCATGATGATGATCTACACTCCTCGCCCAGTCCTCAGGTACAACAGCCCCATGTGCTCTGTGTCCACTCTCAACACCAGCAGCAGTGAGGCCTGCAGGTCAGATAGTCCCCACCCTGTCATAAGGAGGAGGACCTACATTCCTGGGCCAGTCCTCAGCTACAACAGCTCCTTGTCCTCCATAGACACTATCAGTGTCACCAGCAGTGAGGCTGAAAGGACAGATGGTCCCCAACCTGGGATAAGGAGGAAGACCTACATTCCCTGGCCAGTCCTCATGTACAACAGCCCCGTGTCCTCCATATCCACTGTAGCTCCAGCAGCAGTGAGGACCACTTAG